gtgaaaatatataaatattttcatctttcacctaagaaaatatttttactatttttacctTTACTTTTAATGAAAGGAAAGGCCTAAATCATTCAAATGGTTGATCCAACGTGGTCATTCAACTACAACCTAGCCTCTTGTAACTTGTGGTTGCTCACTCACCgtgtaacaaaaacaaacatgcaAAACTAAATTGCAGTACTCTTGTGCACATATATCAACATTGCACTCTCAATGACGTCTTTAAAAGAGCAATagcacattttaataaaatataactcACAATTCTCCAAATGGATTAAGAATCTtcttaggtgtgttataaaggTTGTGttggtttatttaatttattccgatattgtttgtattaatatttttatttgaatttgttaattgacacaaaattatgtttattttctatGGACAAatgattccgaaataaaagattgaatggaATTGTCTTGTTATATCGTCTTAAATTTGATGTTTCGGTGATATTTTTGTATCCAGTTGCCTTATTTTTACTTTCATTATGTATCTAAGTATAGTTATATCGTGTTTCGAGCTCTGGTTTCTGTTGGTTTTCGATGGAATTGGTAGTTGTTTGTCGACGGTACCACCTAGGCCGAGTTACCCACCCCGCTACATCACGTATAGCCGCGAGGAGCTCATTCAACTCCGACCTGCGTTACCCGGCGTGCAACGTAGATCTAGGCCTAGTGCCACTGACACTGACACGTTAGGAGCGCAGATCAAAAATAGGAAACGAGGGAGAAGAGGTGGTCTTAAAGCTAGACTTAAACGCCGTAAGTTTTCTGCTCCGCTACCCTCTATACTAACAGGGAATGCTCAGTCACTCCGCAATAAACTGGATGAGTTGAAAGCATGCACCCTGGACACAGAATCCCCTGATGCTGTTAAGTTAGTCACTGGTGACTTTAACTCGTGCGACCTCAAGAAGGTTTCGAATTACTATCAGTACGTAGACTTTCCCACACGCGGTGACAAAATACTTGATTGTTGTTACGGCAACATAAAGAACGCGTACAAGTCGTCGCCTAAGGCAGGTCTTGGTAAATCAGATCACAAGATGATTCATTTAATACCagcttattaaaacaaaagttaAAACAAAGTAAACCAATGGTCAAGGAAATCAAAGTGTGGACAAATGATAGTATGGAGGAATTTAAAGGATGTCTTGAAGCTACGAATTGGGATGTGTTTATGAATACAGATTCTATTGACGCCACTATGGAAACAATTGttgaatatattaatttttgtgaGTCTAGCATCATTAAAAAGaaggaaataaaaatgtatcCAAATAGTAAACCATGGGTCACTAAGGATATCCGAGAACTTTTACAGCAAAAACAACAAGCTGTCCGCAATAATGATGTTATGGAAAAGAAGCGTATTCAGAAGTTAATGAAAAAGCGAATTAATGATGCCAAACGCAAATTTGGAGAGAAAATAAAGAATGATTTTGATAGCGGTAACCCCAAGCAAACATGGAATGGATTAAAGAAAGTTATTGGAAACGCGAAAAGGCAGAACACAACAATAGTTCCATCCGGATCCCGCCCATTGGACTTTGCAAATAAactgaatatattttttaacagatTTGATAATGATGAccaaattaataatactaatgataatgatgttaaACTGAACCTAGAGTTAAATACAACCAAATCTGATGTACCTGAATTTGATCTGCTTTCAGTTGAGAAAGTATTTAAGGGTGTTAAGCCAAACAAAGCAGCTGGGTCAGATAAACTAACTGGCAATATTTTAAAGTCATGCTATAAACAACTTGCGCCTATCTTTTGTAGATTATTTAACTGGTCGTTAAGCTCTTCTTGTGTCCCATGCATGTGGAAGTATTCAATAATAGCCCCAATAAATAAAGTACCTAAGCcgaaaatattaaatgattatcGTCCTGTTGCTCTAACccaaattattacaaagtgctTTGAGAggctatttaaagatgtattgattAAAGAAACGTTGCCTTTTGTTGATAATAATCAGTTTGCATACTGTAGTAATAGAGGTGTCGACGATGCAATAACTACCCTCTTGCATCCAATCTATGAAACTTTGGATAAACCTAGGCAATAATGTAAGGAcgttatttttagatttttcttCGGCTTTCAATTCAATGAAACCAAACATACTTCTTGATAAATTAGTTAGTATGAATGTTAATCCTTTTGTTTGTCTATGGATCAGAGATTTCTTGAAAAACAGAACCCAGCGTGTTAGAATTGATAATGTTTTGTCTGATATCATTGTTTCAAACACCGGTGCCCCACAGGGATGCGTGTTATCTCCATTGTTGTTCACATTATATACAAGCGACCTTAGAAGTGAATCATGTCAAATAGTTAAATTTGCTGATGACACCTGTATCACAGGCTTAATTGTAAACAATGATGAGAGCACGTATAGAACTgaagttaataatataattaactgGTGTGATATGAACTGTCTAAgtattaatgtaaataaaacaaaggaaATTGTGTTTGACTTTCGTAAAATTAAGAGGCAACTTATACCTTTAAATATCAAAGATAATGATGTCCGCACAACTAGTGaacataaatatttaggagTATGGATAGATGAAAAACTGTCATGGAACGCCAACACTGCCAAAGTCTATGCGAAGGTAAACCAAAGATTGTACTTCTTAAGGAAATTAAGAAACTTTAAGATTGGCAGAGATGCGCTGTCTCTATTCCATCAGGCTATGATACAGTCCATATTAACTTTTTGCTGTATTGTATGGCTAAATAGTTTATCTAAGTATAACTCAAATAAATTACAGAGAATAATCAAAATGGCTAAGAAGGTAATAGGTGCAAACGTCCCATCTATCCATGATATATGCGATAAGGTTATGgagaaaaaactaaaatgtataattaacgaCCAGTCTCATCCtctttttaactttataaattTCAGTAGATCCGGAAGGATGATTCCTTCAATTAAGAAGACTGAGCGTCATAATAAATCAATTCTTCCGTGTGCAATCAGGCAATACAACAAGCAATTTAAAAGATAACTTGAgacgttttatattttattctttatatagtattttaatatttatactgttcataatgttttatacatagcatattttcttatatattatcttatccattgtatagtattgtatgtttttaactgttgttatttttattgtaatttgaaccttggaaggcaaatttcatttactgtgtatttgacaataaatttgaacttgaacttgaacttgaacattGTCCAAGATGAGTCTTAGCAATTTGTGCGGCTATGTTGGCTATGGTTAGTGGTTGGCTTGTGGTGTACCCAAAGTTTTACATGGGAAATAtgtgtaaataataacacaCTGTATATTAATTAGCAATATACTTGAATGTTAACATTCATAATTGCGCtacataaatttaaaaccattaaaagTCAAAGATTTAAATGTCTCATGGCATAGcttttttcaatcttttttattgaaatgacTAAAATTGTAAACTTATCTGGTAAATATAATGTACAATTTTGTGGTTTATGTGTTAATCACCATTAAATACATCgaatatatacatttactaaAGCCAAATTAGTTACTGcataatatatttcatattctattttaataaatgatatacaatatatattttgttttgtattgtatttttgttgtctattttcttttaaatctcaATGTGAGTCACAAGTAAATTCATATAATGTTAAGGTAAATTGGTTTCAATCTTGCAAacataaatgattattattacattatttctGAATTTagtaaactagatggtacgctcgcttaccatctaggtcgtgcccacagatggttctcgaatacataataatttcagcgttaaaaaactggcgatttcaaatgtacgtaccgcaggacaataatacatgtcgttcacaggaacgaataaatagacactgtgatttatgtactcaactaaaattagcaccctattacttccgaaagaaaaacttgtcacaaaataagaccaattgtttaagtcaaatttaaacaaacttaatttgtgttttgtatgtaacattagggttgagggatggggaagaggatgggtgcaaagaggaacaatgttaaaatatattctttatccatttagtaacgaaatattaattgctttcatgttttacaaataatataccactacacacagtaaaacattgcgatgtaatactttgttgaaactatcaccatcctagtcgattgaaatagtacagcacatgtaacgatacatcactacgacgtgtatatgtttataatataatgtaaaacaatttgtgaaaaccacctctattcggggaaaatcataaattcgatttaatcgtcaataaatattaaattatctaactcaacttaattagtaggcctaatggttttcaattgtttcttagagccaattcatacttaaagGCCTGTGCACACCAAACGCGAAGCCGCGAATTTCGCGTTAAAAAGTGACGCACGCGGCAGGCGACGGACGCTTCCAGTGTGAACATACAAGCGAACAGTGTACGATAGTCGAATTTCAACTTCAACGCGTTGAAAACGACAGCAGCGAAGGCTTCGCACGCGAATTTTCAAAAGTTGAACCTTGGTCAACTTTTTGAGGCGTCGCGAGCGCGGTTTGCGTTcgtcaaccaatcagaagtcaGGAATATCTCTCATCGACGACACCGACGGCAAAAAAATGGTGGCTGACGAGCGAGGTCTTTATGGAAATACTTACCCTTCTTGTCTTTACGATAAGGGAAGTAAGTCATACACAGACAGAAACATAAGGATTAATGCATGAAGACAataatttcagacaaacatctgtgtagaagaatgccagaaaaactaggcctaaaacGCGTCAGAGATCAATTTGTAAAGTGAGTTGGCAAGCCTTCTatttctagcctaggcctacctaggtttaggcaatactagggcctagctaggcctacctagcctaggctacatataccctagtaggctaggccatgCCAAGtagtacttataggcctacataatacttACTAATCCCTACTAGTCTACTATGtgctaggccaggcctagcctaggttaagcctactactaaatatgagtacagtactactctaggctaggcctagcctacttattattattaattaatatttataggcctaatatttagttgatttagTGTTGTAaggctaggataggcctagtagtagtaatattaatacataaatactgttgttttttttttttaggtcaatTAGATGAACATTGATAAATGGGATCCTTCAGGCTATTACCAGCGTTACAAACTCCACCAATGACCAAGCTATTAGTTTAAGCGGCCAGTATATTATTGCCATGGAATTAAGAGCAATTGCTCCTCAAACACGAAGACTGGCAATTATGAGACTGATACAGGTTTGTATAGACTTTTTTCAAATGGGTATGTCAGTTGGTGACATACATTGgccagaaaaaaatgatttgagcAATATGCCTTACTATAGCAATTTTTTAatacttgtttcattttttttaatagaaaatggaagAGATTAAGGAGGAGTTGGACTGTAACTAGTATTTATTAAGTGGTTATAGAAGGAAAACTGAACTGAATGTCTTTTTTTAGCAATAGAGAACACATggaaatatatgtatatgttttgttataataataataataataataatatttattcggtcatcaatgtaaaaataaccaggaatgagaataggctaaagcccaaacagattctgcactcactccattactaaaaaaatagtcaaattggctgccagctaatggaatttttttcattttataagtgaaaacataagttTTGTTGGGTTTTTTTCTAtgtaagtgattaactttgttaaaactacaaaatggcctattcaaatttgattttaatcatcttcatttttcatgattctatgggacaatacatctttaagtttagtgtcattttttggacaagatatattgtcttcctgaaaatataatttaaaacattttcgttgtgtgtgtaatacagtatacagtaacaCTTTAGggttagttattcacttttaacaataataatatttcttcaattttcattttattttttgggaTGATaccttttaaatttattattttgatattattttgcgaAAGTATTCAGGagtagtaaaaaagaaaatctggttgatatttaatgattcactatttcaataagtgtatttatgtgaaaaagtcataagataatatacagtgtaatgattaattatttaatgatacctttaaaaacaatgattcactatttaaataagtgtatttatgtgaaaaaaaagtcataagataatataaagTGTAAATATGAGTTTgggatatttattacatttaatcaaatgagaaaaaaactgtatgttttgtcatgaataatataatatttaataataattagaaaatgaatgtgaaaacttttcattaatatataggcctatagtttattttatttatttatttattcaatttctgccataaacataagaagacaaaacaattataaaaggaggcacagaaagaccaaacaggtgctaaacacctatgctataGTAGGTCAACCCATGGAGATCTCAGTTCgtgtttatatgaaatgttttatatggttATAAAATGTTGTTGCAATGTGACTGTAATTATAATTGCACCTCTGTTGATTGGTAGGCTGACGCTGCAAAAGATATTTGTAACACCACTAATAAATATACTCAGCAGATCACATGTACGTGTAATCAACAATAAACGCTTTAATTCTTGTGACTGTATTGCTATTGGATACATCTTCTTCTGTCCTTGTGATACGATGTTTGACTGCTTGTTAATATACACACAATCATGCACATTTCAGGCTTTGgaaaaggataacattttcccaccaaaaccaaacactgtgattggtttaaccagggaagagttaaattacattttaatttaactcttccctggtttcaCTTACACTATTCATTGTATGCAGATCCAACCTGGAACACCCTAGCAATCGCGCCGAATCAGCAGATCGTGACGCGTTTAGTGGGAACCGACAAGAAAAACTAATAGACGCATGACAATTCAACTTCCAAAGCGATCCGTCAAATGACGCGTGACGCATGACGCTTCGCTGCTTCGCGTTCGGTGTGCACAGGCCTTTagttggttcctacccaccaaagttgttctgcgtttagggcatgtgatgtaccgtaggcctattctctactagttttacaacgctactcatgccagtgagggaaaggtgatgatgtgggtggtttaactgcaataataaagatttgtacataatatacggcgagtgaaaacgctagctcattatccgtttaaaaaaaattatatccaacctctgcagcacagattgaaaacaaaaatggatcgaatttcgagtatagagtactgtacttgcctttacgacgcctgagggaatagacacttgtgaaacagagattggaatgttccattcatcgcaaatcaatacatttgtataatcgtatattaaatctatcaaagtattattttttaaagaaaatcggcctgtcttcaacattatgatgctgtactctagctgttcaaccagttttcagctattaaaaacaattatcgtaggaggagataggaaaatgcgaagcctcctcgtatttttgtggcgggtatttttcaagatggacatccattagacagtgtataccacgatcggaaaacacccctatttggggctaatcgttgaacctaaattcgttttaatcgtcaataactaattacctaactcaatttaattagtaaacagggttacatcagatggttaaaatcagtaccgaaagtacgaaccaactttatataccatcgagtaaaaattctagaaataaaccgagatttaccgaattttgcccttacgtaaatttatatatagatgattgGGCTATTGATTTGTATGCACTTAATTTAGGACAGACTAACTTTTTTCGACATCCTGCACAGAAGCCTTGTAGTAAATTTGTAGTAATTAGACTTACAAATGTTGATTGATGGCCATATCATCTTTTTTTGATAGTTGACAGACTTGCTAAACAGAACAAAAGGTGCGGAGATGGGATAATTTACTGTATAACAGCAATTATTTTTTACCCCCGGTGTGTCATTTTTCAATAATGGTTGCCCAGGTATGGCACCTTTTTTTCTAGGTATCACTACAGTATATctataaacattaaatatttgtatttgagaacttttattttgtttgtggatataattttttttcttaataatttatatataaatctgACCTATTTACCAAAAGAACATAGTTCATACTTTGATACACCACctgattatgcaaattatgtacTGCATTCTCTTGATTGGCATAGATAAAGTCCTTGAAATACTATATTGCTATAATAACTGTTTTCCAAAGCTTGAGATGTACTTAAcgcttttatttattaaaactcATCAGAGACATTAAATtgtatttgatgtttttgtaaacaagccctataggactatATGGTCTTGATtggcatacaataaaattacactatactgctgtcatagtacttggctaatTAAATATAGGAAAATCGGCAAAGGAAAAGGAACATTAGAAATGATTTTTAGTTGACATGGCATGACAATGTGTAGTCTTCAAACATTTCACTCTCGATGAAATGACAAGAATCTGAGTAACTGACCTGAACTGACAGGCACACAAAAAATGTCGCCATAAGCTCAGTTCCTTTCAGTTTTGTTCTATTCATTTGGGACTGAAAGAAACTGAGTGCAATGAGTTTGTTGTTTCCATATCAGCTTACGTTTAAGTGTGTTATAATCATAAAGATAGAATATTTTTATTGGTTATATTTAACCATTATGTCAAGAAATAAAATGGTCAAAATGCGgccatttaataataacaatgtctAGTACTATAGTAACGTTTTCATGCAAATAGGAATGACGAATACAGAACGGCCAGAACGAACATACAATCTTGACTTACTGTATTTCCAATGGGGTTggaaagttttttttaaataagagaAAAAAAGTAACACAAAGTTTAAATTTGCAAATTAAATCATATTCCtgagaataatttttatttactgaaATTAAATCGTTAGTTTTACatgatttgtttataataaagaTTAATATTTGGATAATTTCATATTTACTCATGCGTAAACACCAGCTGAAAGAGCTCCACAAAGACCCTGAATTCTTACAGTGTAATGGATCTTAAGTTTTGTAATTGTACTattgtttgtactgtattttgaatacgcatgtaaaaaattgaattgtgtcaatattcatttttctttcAACATATACAGTAAACAATTTGCGGCATTTGACACAACCTTGATACTGGTGGTAGTTATTAACATACTTAATCCAGACATAAACTGCATTATAGCCTAACTGGACCATGGTACAGCAAACCAAGTAACACAATACCAAAAGCTATATCAACTGCAGGAGTTGTTGTAACTTGCACAAACTTGTTAATGATGGTAGTAGTTCCTTGATTTACAGGCTCCTCTTCAACAAGTATACTATTCTGGTGCTCACTAACTATTAGTTTATGTGTACTACATTGTTCATCTGAGCTCTTCTTTTGAGATATTTCATCCCCATCTTTCTTTAGTTCAATGTTTACTATTCTATTTCCCTCACTTATACCACTATTACAGTTCAGGTTACCATTTTCATGAACTTGTGTTCTAGaattgttatttacattttctggTTCTTCAATTTCATTGATGCTCTTATCGGTAAACTTATCTCTCTTATCTTGATCTTCAACTTCTTTACTGGTAAACTTATCTCTCTTGTCTTGATCTTCAACTCCTTTACTGGTAAACTTATCTCTCTTGTCTTGATCTTCAACTTCTTTACTGGTAAACTTATCTCTCTTGTCTTGATCTTCAACTTCTTTACTGGTAAACTTATCTCTCTTGTCTTGATCTTCAACTTCTTTGCTAACATTGCTTGAACTAATCACTGACAGGTTACTGTCATGAGGTTCATTATCCAGTGATACTGCTGACAGTATACCTTCTGTTAATATGCTATTGTTTTGTTGCGATTGTTCATCATTGCATTCTTGCACATCAGAATCAGCAAACtggtaataatatatgttaaattgtattaaattgtatcaagaaaaaaaaatattagattaaaaatcataaactgAATATTTATGATGTGAATacggagaatatttcatgaaaaTTAACTGATTGACCATTTAATGAGGCGGAACCAAGCACAGGCAATCTCTCAGTAAATGAAATATACTCTATTCAACATTATTAGTTTCATAACACAGTACATATGATGATGTGTTAATTTAACATCATTAAAGTAAGTACATGTAAATGAGGATGTGTTAGTGATGAAGGAACATACTTCACATTGTAAAGTTTGTTGGTGCAGCGAAGATTGAAAATTGCGAGTTTTAAGTAAAGGCCTACCTCGTctgaattcaattcatttaattGTTCATCTAACTTGCGTTGGTGTAAACGAATTGAATATCCAATCATAGCATACTGTATGACACGTGCTGCCTCATGTCGTCTCTTTACATCTCCCCTCACCTTCCAGCCTCTAAAACCTACAACATATCAATTACTAATTAGTGACTCGGCATCATAGCATACTGTATGACACGTGCTGCCTCATGTTGTCTCTTTACATCTTCTCTCACCTTCCAGCCTCTAAAACCTACAACATATCAATTACTAATTAGTGACTCAGCATCATAGCATACTGTATGACACGTGCTGCCTCATGTCGTCTCTCTACATCTTCTCTCACCTTCCAGCCTCTAAAACCTACAACATATCAATTCTAATTAGTGACTCAGCATCATAGCATACTATATGACACGTGCTGCCTCATGTCGTCTCTTTACATCTTCTCTCACCTTCCAGCCTCTAAAACCTACAACATATCAATTATAATTAGTGACTCAGCCTCATAGCATACTATATGACACGTGCTGCCTCATGTCGTCTCTTTACATCTTCTCTCACCTTCCAGCCTCTAAAACCTACAACATATCAATTCTAATTAGTGACAATTAGTGGCTTGGTTTGGTAACAGCATGATGCCTGCAAGATATTTGTCAAAACACTATTACAATCAATACCTGCTTGAATGATGACCACAGCTGCCTCTTGTTTACTTTTGGTTGCCAGGATCTTCCTCCACCACATCTGTATTACACCAGCACTTAAATTGAATTCCTTCAATCTTGCAACTTCAAGTTTATCCAACTAAATGAAAAATAAcggaatataataaatatacaatgatGCAGATTCTTACTTACTTTTTACACTGACAAGCTAAAAACAAAAAGCTAAAAGTATTATAATTTTGTGCTACaactttttaataatgttataagaTAGCAATCTTACTGATTTTCAATGACTTACACACATTTAACTgggtaataatttttaataaaatggtattttttaaattgtgtcaaattaattgttcttttcttttttatatttatatactttttttaaaaagaaaaatgcctcaa
This is a stretch of genomic DNA from Antedon mediterranea chromosome 3, ecAntMedi1.1, whole genome shotgun sequence. It encodes these proteins:
- the LOC140045052 gene encoding uncharacterized protein — protein: MLYSDFFKRYELLIRSNSEDIKDLDTKSKCAVITNLVLAEADKENKMKSFLFGKTKIFLREEQLDKLEVARLKEFNLSAGVIQMWWRKILATKSKQEAAVVIIQAGFRGWKVRGDVKRRHEAARVIQYAMIGYSIRLHQRKLDEQLNELNSDEFADSDVQECNDEQSQQNNSILTEGILSAVSLDNEPHDSNLSVISSSNVSKEVEDQDKRDKFTSKEVEDQDKRDKFTSKEVEDQDKRDKFTSKGVEDQDKRDKFTSKEVEDQDKRDKFTDKSINEIEEPENVNNNSRTQVHENGNLNCNSGISEGNRIVNIELKKDGDEISQKKSSDEQCSTHKLIVSEHQNSILVEEEPVNQGTTTIINKFVQVTTTPAVDIAFGIVLLGLLYHGPVRL